The Salvelinus namaycush isolate Seneca chromosome 5, SaNama_1.0, whole genome shotgun sequence genome segment ATAGCTGTAAGAGTGCCATACAAACGGTTTGTGGCCGTCACTGATAAGGAGTAATCAGGTTTAACCAACGGAGTGACTGTACTGAAAAATCACACTCCTATCAACTCACTTTATGAGAAGTAATCATCCCAAGTCATAATGCTGAATGTGTATGTCTAAATAATCAATCACCTTCTAGGTGTCTGGGCCAGTCTTCCCCTGGAGGATGGGGCTGCTGCTTGCCTCCCACCCCCAGTAGAGGCTCTCCCAGCTGGGTAGGCTCCCCCATTGGCAGGCCCTGGGGACTGGACCCTTCGTACCCCTCCATTGGGTCCACTCTGGACTACAGGCAGGCCCCTGGAGGGCTGGCGGGCCCCTGGCATGGAGCCCATGGCTTTGACAGGGACCCGCATGGACAGAGGGGACTGGCCACTGCCTCGCATCCGACTAGATGACATACCTGGGGAGGGGGTGATGGGCATGATGAGATGGGTTTAGGAGAGTGCTATCCACACTGCAAAGTAGTACACATGTGGTCTTCTCACTTATTTCATGTTCATATGCCAATGATCTGATGACAGTACAATTCAGGTAATGAGAGAGAAGAGCACATATTCTCTGTATACTTGACATCAGGAATTGTGGCAGAAAAGAGTTGTAGACTAGATGCCTGTACCCAGAGGACTATTAGTGGAACTGAGGTGTataaccagggagggagggacagtaatgagggagagggaggagttgTAGACTAGATGCCTGTACCCAGAGGAATATTAgtgatttgggggggggggggggggggtagttgtgAGACAGGCGAGGTACCGGTAAGGGTTACCTGAGGGGAGTAGGGTACATGTGAGAGGCTCCCTCTGAGCCTCAGGATAGGGTACACAGTATCAAGTTCTATTTGAGAGAGTGGGGCAGGTGCACAGGCCAGGTGAGGGTTACCCGAGGAGGGGGCAGGTGCACAGGCCAGGTGAGGGTTACCCGAGGAGGGGGCAGGTGGACAGGCCAGGTGAGGGTTACCCTAGGAGGGGGCAGGTGGACAGACCAGGTGAGGGTTACCTGAGGGGGCAGGTGTACAGGCCAGGTGAGGGTTACCCGAGGAGGGGGCAGGTGGACAGGCCAGGTGAGGGTTACCTGAGGAGGGGGCAGGTGGACAGGCCAGGTGAGGGTTACCCTAGGAGGGGGCAGGTGTACAGACCAGGTGAGGGTTACCTGAGGAGGGGGAGTGGGGCAGGTGAGATATGCGGTTGCCAGAGCTCTGGAGGTTAGCCTCCATGCTGCGGCTGTTCCTGACCGCCTCCAGGGAACGCAGGCTGGTGCGGGGGGCCAGGTTAGGCATGCTGTGCCTCACCTCTTCTGGAACCACACACACAGTTTGAGTTGGAGAAAGACTGAACTGAAACTGCGTTCTATAGAACTAATCGATTTAGAAGTCATGTCATCAAACGATAGAGTACATCTGACTGACAATTCCATGTAGTTCTGACTGTACAGGTACTGCTATGTTTTCGGGTTAGTGTGTGATGCATGGACACTCCTCTCCAGTCTCCACCTACCCTCGGTCTTGGCGAACTTTAGCAGCTCGGGCCCGGGCCCCTGTAGCGATCGACGTGGAGCACGTTGCCGGGGGGCCCCCAGCCTGCTGTACTCTGCCTGGCCCTGGGAGcctggggagggggagaggcagCGGGGCGAGcccaggggagagggggagtagCGGAGGCGTCGCTGGGGCAGAGAGCAAcactcatcctcctcatcctccaggCTGTAGGTGTCAAACTCCTGGTCGCTGTAGGTCCCACCCCGACGTAGAGACTGGAGGGAGGCAGAGGAACTACGACGAGACACtgaggcagagctggaggcataGTCCTGTCTCAGACCTGAGAGGGCAGAGAGTTACAGGGCCTGGACGCTGCCACAGACATACACATGGAAGAACAAGCGTCTACGGGCTTGTGTATTTAGTATCTACATGGACAATAACTTTGAAAGAcatgcacacccacacactacAAACACAGTCCTGCCCTAAGCACACTACCACAGAGTGAGCATATTCACAGTCTTCTTCTTTATCAGTTATCTGTGGCATATTGACAAGCACAATGTAACCCTTTAGAGACTTAACAGTATTCTACACACCATTCACCCTCTTCCTGAAATACATTATCACCACAGTCATTATTCTAGACAACACCACTCACTCTCTTCCTGAAATACATCATCACCAGTCATTATTCTAGACAACACCACTCACTCTCTTCCTGAAATACATTATCACCAGTCATTATTCTAGACAACACCACTCACTCTCTTCCTGTAGGCGGGCCATGATCTGGACGTCAGTGAGGTCCTGTAGCTTGTAACCCATGGTGATGGAGTCGTCTGAGGTACTCAGCTCACTGTCTATAGACGACTGGGAACTCAGAGCAGAGTACATACTCATGTAGCCTGGAAAAACAATAACACACCATGATTTAGATATAATCCTCCACAGTAGTCGCACACAACAGCCCCTTGAGGGATAAAAATAAGGACTATAATACAACCTGAAAACCAAGGACATGCAACTATACATTATCCATACGGTAGTCAATTCTCTTTATTAGTCTAAATCAGAGACTGGTCCAGTAATAATCTGTGTATGGAGACCTAAGAACACTATAAAGCTAGGAAATTGTTTCTGGACCAGGCCTGCATTATGAGAAGAGATATTTAGAAGTCCTGACTTCCCTGTCTGTCCTACTGTACTAGTATAGACACAGTGCTGAGGACAGCTAGAAGCATGATGTTTCTACTAGGCATCAGCAAGGCCATcgtctgacacacacacccacccacccttcattcaaactgaaacacacacacacacttcattcaAACTGAAAGAGAGGCAACATAATCCAGGGTGTTTGGTTATATAACAGATGGGATTAGGAGGGGTCACCAGCAAGCAAAGCATTTACATACTTCATGCAAAGAGTGTTATTTACAGTCTGTGTTCATCATAACAATAGCATTGTGTTGGTTTACATAGTGCCACCCACACCTTGAGAAGTTAAAACGTTTGTTTTCCCAGTATCGCTAAGGGCCAAAGTATTTGATATCCACACCACTCTGCAAAACATGCCTGTAAATGCCATTAGTTGTGAAATAATCATCAATGCATAACATAAGATACCATTCAGCATCGTTGCTGTAGAAGGCCAATATACACAATACATCCAACCTTTGACCCTTTACGTTGAGTTGAGGAGAACAACCCTTTGAAAACTTTCCAGAAAAAACAGCAaacattgtaaacaaacacttgtTACAAACCTGTTACTTTAAAGTCCTACTCCAGTCTCCCTTTCAGCTCATTCatcacctgatttacttaacaaaaggcacatctcaaaaGGTGATCCAGGTGTCCAGATTACTCTGTTTATACATGGAatattgtttttcaacatgaaGTTCCAAAATCACTTGGGTGtgtcttaaacaaatcaaaatatattattttagattcttcaaagtaaccccCCTTtaccttgaagacagctttgcacactcttggcattctctcaaccagcttcacctggaatgcttctccaacagtcttgaaggagttcccacatatgctgagcacttgttggatgcttttccttcactctgcagtccaactcatcccaaaccatctcaattgggttgaggttgggtgattgtggaggccaggtcatctgatgcagcactccatcactctccttcttggtcaaatagcccttacacagcctgtaggtgtgtttTGAATCATTGTCCTGTGCAAAAACAAGTGATAGtcctaagcgcaaaccagatgggatggcgtatcgctgcagaatgctgtggtagccatgctggttaagggtACTAAATAAgtcagacagtgttaccagcaaagcaccatcacacctcttccttgcttcacagtgggaaccacacatgcggagatcatccattcacctactctgtgtctcacaaagacttgcttgggccaagaaacatacACAATCTGTCCTATgttctgatgaatccaaatttgagatttttggttccaaccgccgtgtctttgagacgcagagtaggtgaacggatgatctccgcatgtgtggttcccactgaagcatggaggtgtgatggtgctttgctggtgacactgtcagtgatatatttagaattcaaggcacacttaaccagcatggctaccacagcgatacaccatcccatctggtttgagcttagtgggactatcacttgTTTTTCCACAGGACAATGATTCAaaacacacctacaggctgtgtaagggctatttgaccaagaaggagagtgatggagtgctgcatcaaatgacctggcctccacaatcacccgagcGCCTTCacaccgcagagtgaaggaaaagcagccgacaagtgctcagcatgtgggaactccttcaagactgttagaaaagccttccgcatgaagctggttgagagaaagcaaagagtgtgcaaagctgtcatcaaggcaaagggtggctactttgaagaatctaaaatatatttgaacttgtttaacacttttttggttactacatgactcctccatgtgttatttcatagttttgatgtcttcactattattctacaatgtagaaaatagtcaaaaataaagaaaaacccttgaatgagtaggtgtccaaacttttgacgggtactaatattccccaatttcgtggtatccaattggtagttacagtcttgtcccgtcgctgcaactcccgtacggactcgggagagatgAAGGTCGAGAGTCGTGCATCCTCCACAACACGACCTCGCCAAGGCGCACTACTTCTttacacactgctcgcttaactcggaagccagccgcaccaatgtgtcggaggaaacacagtacaactggcgaccgtgtcagcgttcatgcacccggcccgccacaggagtccctagagcgcaatgggacaaggacatccctcccc includes the following:
- the LOC120047897 gene encoding SLAIN motif-containing protein-like isoform X5, yielding MVVPDSAGEVQPAGNDCTGGLMKTSQPSYEEEQELAGVELEEDSSSSEDMSPLPAANQIEDADGGLCAGFLTLPCGNGPGPAQTQGLSPTPESPSLDSYESETLAESDSGVDQLALDEVDVLDLWEDLAEVDDEDSWLYVSPKKQVVAEPRPESPLKWCRKVLDHPSPETEVACRTLLNRLDQSTHLPTSRWRNIYSSAGQTGEAGSSGSGLLSPGYHNKSTNKILLTSGGSGYMSMYSALSSQSSIDSELSTSDDSITMGYKLQDLTDVQIMARLQEESLRQDYASSSASVSRRSSSASLQSLRRGGTYSDQEFDTYSLEDEEDECCSLPQRRLRYSPSPLGSPRCLSPSPGSQGQAEYSRLGAPRQRAPRRSLQGPGPELLKFAKTEEEVRHSMPNLAPRTSLRSLEAVRNSRSMEANLQSSGNRISHLPHSPSSGMSSSRMRGSGQSPLSMRVPVKAMGSMPGARQPSRGLPVVQSGPNGGVRRVQSPGPANGGAYPAGRASTGGGRQAAAPSSRGRLAQTPRRSMGMTRMNGPISNESWRDGCY